Part of the Bos taurus isolate L1 Dominette 01449 registration number 42190680 breed Hereford chromosome 1, ARS-UCD2.0, whole genome shotgun sequence genome is shown below.
CTTGCATTGACTGCCACTTTCAAAGGCTTACTGCTCAGCAGTACAGCCACATTCTAGAAACTGTGCTGGTGATGTTAACACAAACCAAAAACCCCAGTTTATTCTGTACCAAGTTCTCAACAGAACAGAAATTCTGATCAggctcaaaacaaaaacaaacaactcaggaCATCAATGCCTACTATCACCCAATAAACAGTATGAGAAAAACACAAATGCCTATTCCTACAGAGAGCACAGTTTCATTGTTAACATCTCGCCTGAATGATGACTTCTTGAGGTTGTGATGTGCAACGCAAGACACACCATACTTAAGAGTCAATAATGGCAAAACTTAAATATATACTTCAAAGAAGTCTAAAATTCTTGAAAAATTTGGCAGCAAAGAAAGCTGTCAAATGGGAAAGTTTCAAGCAAAGTTTAATAACCAAAGTATAGAGGAAACCACATtaaacataatttatatttcttatcaTAAAACAccatatattcaaaataaatgtaaaagatgtTAAGGTTAGATATTTCTTTGTTCCCTTTCTTTATGAGAACAGTCTTGGgataacattaaataaaataaaaaataatttaaaatgtagaaCATTCTATACTGAAACAAAGACTGAAGGTCTATAAGGCCAATATAAAAGCTAAAATGGAAATTAACAAGAAAGCTGCATCTTCAAGGGGTATTAATTTTAGATTACTGATGCTCTATCAGTATGTGTGCATTATGACAAAGATggtggaaatttaaaataaaaaacaaaaaagttggaACAAATTAAAGAGGATAATAAAATCAATATAACTGttattttccaaaaattaaaactGTCCAATGTGTAACTCAAACCATCATTCTttagaaaagtatatatatatatatataatatgtatatatataaaagcattaTTTATTGTACCATGCTGTattaagacaaaatattaaaaaaaacattcgTGGTATAAGGATAAAGTCTGTAGTTTATTTAGATTTTGAAATGCAACAAAAGGTTTCCGATCACTCATCTAGCTGAAAAAGAAACTGTAGTTACTAGAATTAGTAAACACTTTTGGTTTGTAAAATTGTAATGAGCCGTGTTCATTAAAAAGTAACTCAAGATAAAATAAGCAATTAAAATGCCcatttctttagtttctctggaTACTGTTTAATTATCCAATCTATCAAGATTCTAGAAAGAGAAGGATTAAACCAGATTTTACAGTTCCAAAGATACCCAATTTCCTTTTattgtcaaaaattaaaattttcaattatgAGATGATTATGACACAACCATATCAAAcctaaaaatctaaaattttttttactttgagaaATCAAAAATACCAAATAGATTCTAAGTGCTCTATGTTAACTGAAGTGTATATGTAAAGTAAAATACAATTAAGCTTTAAAACGTGGAATATACATTTTGTATAAGCATTATGTTCTTGGGAATGTAATCTACAGAGTATCTTCTTACTAAAACTTCAAAACCTTGATACTTGCACatgaaaaaatcataaaaaatatctAAGTACAACTGTACAAAGAAACTGACACCAATATGCATACTTCCATATAGAAGTGAATGCTTCAACAGTTATGTATTTTGGTAAAAGTTTTGAAAGtatgcatattttttaaagtaattaggcttTTAAATAGTGGAGTCTTAGACTATCagatttttattacttttctcaaaaagaaaaagtcgatataatgcaaaatgaaaatcaaGGGTATATGGCATATCATTCTTTAAAAGgtggtttcttttttcccctcatagGACACACTAATTTATTTAAGCCATAATCTCTTGACATTTAAACTTTTAAGTTCACTCTGTCTGTAAAGTATACTCAGATTCCCTGCTGAAGTGCCATGACTATGCTGAAAACTTAGAAACAGTATGAGTAAATTTCACACAATTACTAATCTCCTAAGAATGTACAATGATATCAGTTAGGAAACAATTGTGCgaaagtctcttttttttttccttttaaacttgGTGTAGGTGGAATAGCAAGTTTCTAAAACAAGTAATGCATTGCTTCTGTAAAGGTGACAACATGTAAGGCAGTTCAAAGAATGCTGACTaaccaaacaaaaacacagtTATTGGATTATCTTGCTATTCATATCAGCTTAACTTGTTTTAACGCATTGCTCTTAAATCTGTACAGCACTCCATTTTACACAGAGTAACCCCACTCTTGATTAATCTGTTCTAAAGTGCCAGTattatttacacatttttttttttttagccaaaaGTCTGGCCAGTTGTAGCATCAGGTGAGGATGTCATCCCAGCTCTATTATCATTTACATTCACCAAGGGAAATTCTGGAAACTCAGCACTTGTCCCTGGTCCCCGAAGGTTCACCTGTCCATTGGCAGTGCTAAACTGAGTAGCTATTCCAGCTCTGGATCCATGATATGGAGCACGGAAGGGTTGTTCAAAAGAGCTCATTTGGTAAGCTTGGTGGACAggctgagcctcagctttcttctGAGAAGTCACTTGATCCAAAAAGTCCTGTGTTGATGTGGCAGAAGCATGGTTTGTCTCATCACCTGAAAAGGGAAATGAGTGCTGTGAATCACCAACTATGAGTCCAAAGTGGGATTTATCCGGAGTTGTTCTTAGTGGAGAATTCATTCCTGAACGAAAGCTATTGATGGGCATGGCTGCATAGACTTGCTTGTCTATGGAAGAGAATGCTGGCTGATTTGGAAGGGTCTGGTTATCAGTCACAAAGTTAAGGCTCGGGCTATTCAAATAGGCATCATTTTGGCTAGTTCTGTCCAAAGCCTGCTGCAGAAACTTTGAGTATTCCTGCAACATGTTGGCTTTATCTGATGAGGATGCTTGGGAGCTTGATCCAACATTCTCCGACTGGGTAACCTCAGGTACTTCTGAAGAATTTATTGATATGCTAGAAGTCACCTCAGTGTCCGCAACACTGAATGATATCTCATGCTGTCCATTAGCTTTATGGGAATAATGATCCAACAGAGTCTGTAGTACCTCATCTGGAATAACATTTTTGTCGTGATTACTCTTTATCTCCACATTCAGTGCCTGTGAATCTAATATGGATGCTGTGGTACTCTCATCAATGACACTTGCCACAGCTGCTTGTGTTACAGACGGCTGAGAAGCTATAGTGCCCACATTCAGCGCATACTCCCTACTATTGTTACTCGCTGCCTGAAGATACCGCTTCTTCTTCAAAAACTGCATGGCATCATCATAGTTAGTGCTACTGTGCACAGGTTTACTGGGCCCCTCTTGCAAATTGTCAACCTGGTCAATATCAGCATTGCCTTCTGAGTCCAGTAACGCTTGTTTGTCCACAAGTTCAAAAGCATATTTTGAAACTTTGCTCTCTTCATATGTGGATAAAGGTGAAATCGTTTGATTCTGCTCCAATGGCTGTTTCAGACTTCTCTTACTATTAATTTTCTTGAGGACCAACTTAGGTGGATGTATTTCTCCCGATGCATCTTCTAAATGCGATCCCCCAACTGAGGAATGGGGCATTTCCACAGCATACTCTGCCACCATATACTCATCTTTCACTTTCGTACTTGACGAGTAAAGAGGCAAGTAATCATTTTTGTCCTTCTTTAGGTCAGATTTGTCCAAAGAACTCTCTTTGTCCATCCCGGAtgattttttctcagttttctgccttttcttttttggcagtgAGTTATCTTTTGGTGATGTAGAAAAGCCAGAATCTTCCTCAGATGTCAGAAGGCCACCTTTGATGGCACATCTGTTTAGTTTTTTATCATGATTTTCATGGCACATACGTTTATGTTTCAAAACACGATCTGTTCTGGAAAAATACTGTCGAATTCAAAGTTCGGAAGggagttttttgttttagttttgtgttttggtcaaccaagaaaagaaaagaaaaaaagcaattaatATAAAGATAGATATAAGTGTAATAATATGAGCAACTCCAAACTAATTTCCTGAGCCAACTGTCTATTATAAATTGAATCAACAACAGTTAGGAAATTCTTCAAATAGCTTTAGTAGTTACtaacattttctaatttaattcattAGAATTATTTTATCACTGAATTCCAGACAGAAGACTTTCAATGTCAGTCATGCCTCAataaagtaactttttaaaaaattcaaaccaCATCTTACCTGTAAACAGTATTCACACTGGTAAGGTTTTTCTCCACTATGAGTTCTCTTATGCCTTTCCATATGGTATTTTTGAATGAATCTCATACCACATTCATCACAGCGAAATGGTTTTTCACCTAGTATATGATacataaagtttaaaacaaaacaaatactgtGAAATATAAGTTAGTGAATTACTTTACCACAAGAATCTCTAATAAATTACTTTACCACAAGAACGCTGCcatactttgttctttttaagtgACATAAGTCTTTATTCTAAATATATCTTCCAATTTATTTTGTCAAGAATATCTTGCtttacaaaaatgaaagagagCGGCACATGCCATTGAGAAGACAAGACTGAAGGCACACATGCTCAATCTCCCAGCCTTTTATTATATGTACACATAAAATACTCTTTCCATAGAGACCAGTATGACCAAGAACTTCACAGTAATATGAATGGGTCTCAGTAGAGTGGTTAACGTCTAATCTTTTTTTCAatcatacaaaaaatattttagaaaaatttttgaaaaagaaaaggttaCCCATACATAGACCAACACAATTCtgagtatattttttttaattcatgtcttttcaaagatttttgtgcttaaataaaatctaaatcctaagaaaatatattttaaatctaatttatcaaaacataaaacaagtttAAATCAGAGCTAGGTTTTAAAAGTAATGTTTGTTTATATTGATTCTCTTTTCCTCAACTCAAATGAGCATTTTTCAAGTCCTTCTGGGAAAGAATTAAAATGAGCGATGTTAACTGGACAcagaacccccaccccacctccaattttttttaaaatgacaaaaggaCTTCTTAGCTTGAAGGAACCATCTTATGAAGATCTAAAATAGTTTGCACTGATGAAGCCACAGCCTAAGTAAACAGAAGGGTGTGACGAGAAGTCACACCCTTCACCTATTTGGAAAAccactgtttctactttattAGTCAACAAAATTTTACTAAATTCTTCTCCCCTACCCATAACCCCTCTGTAAGAGGTTAAAAATTAAAGACTTGTTACTTGTCCTTAAACAGTTTATAACATAATTGGGAAAACATGATACAAATATTACAAGGGAACAACTAACAAAACTATACCCAGCTCTGGTTTACTTTCACAACTTTATAACCCACTAGCTCTCTTCTTGAACTTTCCTCCAGTCAAATTGAAGAACCTACCATCCTCATGCTTTCCTACTTCTGCCTGTTTCATGCTGCTCCTTAAGTCCACTTCTGTGTGTTCAGATACTACGCCCCCCTCGAGGACCAACCCACCTGCTCTAGAATACGTTGCCCTATTCTCCCAGAGGAAAGGTATCTTTatcttctctgttgttcagttgctaagtcctgtctgactctctgtgacctccgggactgcagcacaccaggcttccctgtccttcactatctcccagaatttgctcaaactcaagtgatgctatccaaccatctcatcctctgtcgtccccttctcctcctgccttcaatcttgaccagcatcagggtcttttccaatgagctgcctcttcgcatcacatggccaaagtattggagctttagcttttgcatcagtccttccaatggatatccAGAGTTGATTTCCAcgaggactgactggtttgatctccttgcagtccaagggactctcgagggtcttttccaacaccacagttcaaaattctttgacattcaaccttctttatggtccagctctcatatctgtacatgactactggaaaaaccatagctttgactagatggatctttatcagcaaagagatgtctctgcttttttaatatgctgtctaggtgtatcacagcttttcttccaagaacatcttttcatttcattaaattATCATCAAATTATCTTCTTTAACTTTCCACAGAACTGTAGCTGTACCTTTCCTAAGGCACTCATTACTTTCATCTCAATAATTAGTCTACAACTCTACTCTTTTACTAAAGTTCTTTAGGTCAGAATCGGGGCCCAAATTATCTTTATGTAGCTCAAATTACTTAGGGCAATTTTTTAAGTGCCACATGAATGGCATAAAGGATTATTACAGAGGCTTGTTAGTGGAAAAAACCATTATCATGAACTGGCATGGTTTGGAAAAGTTTCTTGGAAGTGTCAGAATCTATGCTGAGCAGTCGTTAAAAGAGACTGTGTATATGTGATTAAAGCCAAGAAAAGAATATTTAGTGGGGAATAACAGAGCAAGTAAGGGTTTAGATATTATAAGATATACTGgagaatcacaacaaactgtgaaaaatgggaataccaaaccacctgacctgcctcctgagaaatctgtatgcaggtcaagaagcaacaattagaactggacatggaacaacagactggttcccaatatagggaaaggagtacgtcaaggctgtatattgccaccttgcttttttaagttatatgcagagtacattatgcgaaatgccaggctggatgaagcacgagctggaatcaagattgccaggagaaatatcagtaacctgagatatgaagatgacaccacccttatggcagaaagtgaagaggaactagagagtctcttgatgaaagtgaaagaggagagtgaaaaacttggcttaaaactcaatattcaaaaaaagatcatggcatctggtcccatcacttcatggcaaaaagatggggaaacaatggaaacagtgacagactattttttggggctccaaaatcactgcagatggtgactgcagccatgaaattaaaagacacctgctccttggaagaaaagctatgaccaatctagacagcatattaaaaggcagagacataactttgccaacaaaggtccgtctagtcaaagctatggtttttccagtagtcacgtatggatgtgagagttgggactgtgaagaaagctgagcgcagaaaaattgatgtgtttgaactgtggttttggagaagactcttgagagtcccttggacagcaaggaaatcaaaccagtcaatcctcaaggaaatcagtcctgaatatcactggaagaactgatgctgaggctgaaactccaacactttggccacctgatgcaaagaactgattcactgaaaaagaccctgatgctcagaaagactgaaggcaggaggagaaggggacgacagaggatgagatggttggatgacatcaccaactcaatggacatgagtttgagcaagttctgggagctggtgatggacaaggaggcctaccatgctacagtccatggggttgcaaagaattggacacgactgatcgactgaactgatactggaGAAATGGTGCCTAAGAAGAGACTTTAACTTGGCAATAAGTCAACTATTTGAAACTTTCAAGAATGCCAACTTCAGTAATTGCTATGGAGTTAACTAAATTTTAGGGCTGAAGGGACTTTGCAATGACTTCAAACTGTGCTCTTGGGAGCTCCACAGAGGCCCCCAAAGGCTAATGTGGCAAATGGCTCTAAGCTTCCACCCAGAATTCAGGAGGAAATAGCTCTACTTCTGTACACAGGGGGTCTGAGTAAGGACTCCAAGGGTTTAGAGACTAGAATGAAGAACCTAACACAACTAACCTCTACCAATTTACTTATCATTACAAAAACAAAGTCCAGAAAAGTTAAGGTATTTGTCCAACAAACGCTGGGAGAGAAGATCACTTACTTAGAACATttcaaagggaaagaaatgagaaaaaggagGTGAGAATAGACAATCCATTCGAGATTAAGAATTGTTAAGGATGAGGAACTTAACTAAAACTGAAATGGACTATTATGGTGACTAATCAAAAGAACAAGATCTCAGAGGAACTAGGATGAAAAGGGAAAGtacaagtattattttttaaaaagtaagaatagATGCATATTTTGAAGTAAAAAGATGTATATGATAGAGCACATTAAAATCAGAAGTTGATTTAGATCATTTTTCAAAAGTGAGAGaggataaagagaaaattagTGAATGAATTAGAATTCAACTAATTCTCCATGAGAAGACTTTAATATTGTTAATAATGATATaacacctcacactggtcaaagCAGAAGGTAACACactgatcctaaaattcaaaTGGAAATGCAAGGGATTCAGAGCAGCtaaagcaattttgaaaaagaaaactcagattTCCCAACTTCAAAACTTACAGCCAAAGGCCTAAGGAGACATACATAttaaataacagaactgagagtcTAAAAATAATCTTTACATTTACAGTTAACCGACCTTTCATTATAGTTGCCAAGATACTTCAGTGGGgaaaaagtcttttcaacaatAATACTGGGACAATTTGATacccatatgcaaaagaatgggATTGGACCTCAACTTCGCATtgcatacaaaaattaactcaaaatagatcatagGCCTAAATGTGAAAACTATAACCATCAAACTctttaatatatgaataaatcTTGACTTTAGATTATGTgggcaatgatttcttagatatcacaccaaaagcataagcaaccaaacaaaaaataaataaaatatacctcATCAAAATGAACCTTTGTTCTTCGAAGGACACTATCAAGAATGTGAACAGACAAAATGCTATGGTAGCTGCTGTGAGAATTAATCTGCCAAAATGTTAAACTTAGAATTACCATATAAGCCAACAGTTTTACTCCTAGGTACCaacccaaagaactgaaaacaggtatTCATTCAGAGATTTGTAAACCAAAACACATAACAGCATTATGCACAGCAAGCAAAAGACGGAAAC
Proteins encoded:
- the ZNF148 gene encoding zinc finger protein 148 isoform X1, with translation MNIDDKLEGLFLKCGGIDEMQSSRAMVVMGGVSGQSTVSGELQESVLQDRSMPHQEILAADEVLQESEMRQQDMISHDELMVHEETVKNDEEQMETHERLPQGLQYALNVPISVKQEITFTDVSEQLMRDKKQIREPVDLQKKKKRKQRSPAKILTINEDGSLGLKTPKSHVCEHCNAAFRTNYHLQRHVFIHTGEKPFQCSQCDMRFIQKYLLQRHEKIHTGEKPFRCDECGMRFIQKYHMERHKRTHSGEKPYQCEYCLQYFSRTDRVLKHKRMCHENHDKKLNRCAIKGGLLTSEEDSGFSTSPKDNSLPKKKRQKTEKKSSGMDKESSLDKSDLKKDKNDYLPLYSSSTKVKDEYMVAEYAVEMPHSSVGGSHLEDASGEIHPPKLVLKKINSKRSLKQPLEQNQTISPLSTYEESKVSKYAFELVDKQALLDSEGNADIDQVDNLQEGPSKPVHSSTNYDDAMQFLKKKRYLQAASNNSREYALNVGTIASQPSVTQAAVASVIDESTTASILDSQALNVEIKSNHDKNVIPDEVLQTLLDHYSHKANGQHEISFSVADTEVTSSISINSSEVPEVTQSENVGSSSQASSSDKANMLQEYSKFLQQALDRTSQNDAYLNSPSLNFVTDNQTLPNQPAFSSIDKQVYAAMPINSFRSGMNSPLRTTPDKSHFGLIVGDSQHSFPFSGDETNHASATSTQDFLDQVTSQKKAEAQPVHQAYQMSSFEQPFRAPYHGSRAGIATQFSTANGQVNLRGPGTSAEFPEFPLVNVNDNRAGMTSSPDATTGQTFG
- the ZNF148 gene encoding zinc finger protein 148 (The RefSeq protein has 1 substitution compared to this genomic sequence); protein product: MNIDDKLEGLFLKCGGIDEMQSSRAMVVMGGVSGQSTVSGELQESVLQDRSMPHQEILAADEVLQESEMRQQDMISHDELMVHEETVKNDEEQMETHERLPQGLQYALNVPISVKQEITFTDVSEQLMRDKKQIREPVDLQKKKKRKQRSPAKILTINEDGSLGLKTPKSHVCEHCNAAFRTNYHLQRHVFIHTGEKPFQCSQCDMRFIQKYLLQRHEKIHTGEKPFRCDECGMRFIQKYHMERHKRTHSGEKPYQCEYCLQYFSRTDRVLKHKRMCHENHDKKLNRCAIKGGLLTSEEDSGFSTSPKDNSLPKKKRQKTEKKSSGMDKESSLDKSDLKKDKNDYLPLYSSSTKVKDEYMVAEYAVEMPHSSVGGSHLEDASGEIHPPKLVLKKINSKRSLKQPLEQNQTISPLSTYEESKVSKYAFELVDKQALLDSEGNADIDQVDNLQEGPSKPVHSSTNYDDAMQFLKKKRYLQAASNNSREYALNVGTIASQPSVTQAAVASVIDESTTASILDSQALNVEIKSNHDKNVIPDEVLQTLLDHYSHKANGQHEISFSVADTEVTSSISINSSEVPEVTQSENVGSSSQASSSDKANMLQEYSKFLQQALDRTSQNDAYLNSPSLNFVTDNQTLPNQPAFSSIDKQVYATMPINSFRSGMNSPLRTTPDKSHFGLIVGDSQHSFPFSGDETNHASATSTQDFLDQVTSQKKAEAQPVHQAYQMSSFEQPFRAPYHGSRAGIATQFSTANGQVNLRGPGTSAEFPEFPLVNVNDNRAGMTSSPDATTGQTFG
- the ZNF148 gene encoding zinc finger protein 148 isoform X2 produces the protein MRDKKQIREPVDLQKKKKRKQRSPAKILTINEDGSLGLKTPKSHVCEHCNAAFRTNYHLQRHVFIHTGEKPFQCSQCDMRFIQKYLLQRHEKIHTGEKPFRCDECGMRFIQKYHMERHKRTHSGEKPYQCEYCLQYFSRTDRVLKHKRMCHENHDKKLNRCAIKGGLLTSEEDSGFSTSPKDNSLPKKKRQKTEKKSSGMDKESSLDKSDLKKDKNDYLPLYSSSTKVKDEYMVAEYAVEMPHSSVGGSHLEDASGEIHPPKLVLKKINSKRSLKQPLEQNQTISPLSTYEESKVSKYAFELVDKQALLDSEGNADIDQVDNLQEGPSKPVHSSTNYDDAMQFLKKKRYLQAASNNSREYALNVGTIASQPSVTQAAVASVIDESTTASILDSQALNVEIKSNHDKNVIPDEVLQTLLDHYSHKANGQHEISFSVADTEVTSSISINSSEVPEVTQSENVGSSSQASSSDKANMLQEYSKFLQQALDRTSQNDAYLNSPSLNFVTDNQTLPNQPAFSSIDKQVYAAMPINSFRSGMNSPLRTTPDKSHFGLIVGDSQHSFPFSGDETNHASATSTQDFLDQVTSQKKAEAQPVHQAYQMSSFEQPFRAPYHGSRAGIATQFSTANGQVNLRGPGTSAEFPEFPLVNVNDNRAGMTSSPDATTGQTFG